TTCGCGTTCAGATCGCATCAGGGCGAACCATCATGCTGAGCAGCGAGAGCGCCTTGCGCGATTTCAGGGCTTGCTACCCGCATGCCAGCAACCGGATCAGCGTCGTTCGCTTCGCGACCCAGCCGCCCGCCGCGTTCCTGAACACGGATCCTTCGGAAGTGATCGCGACGTACGGTCTGCCGGCGAACTACTTCTATCTGCCCAATCAGTTCTATCGCCACAAGAACCATCAGCTGGTCGTCGACGCCTTGACGATCCTGAAGCGTCGTGGGGTCGATGTCGTTGTCTGCGCATCCGGCAGCACGGAAGATCGGCGTGAGCCGGGCTACTATGACCTGGTCAACGCCGAGATCCGGAAGCGCGGCCTCGATACGCATTTTCGTCACCTCGGGGTGATCCCGTTGCCGCACGTCTATGCGTTGCTGCGGGCTTCCACGGCTCTGCTCAACCCGTCGCGCTTCGAGGGTTGGAGTACGACGGTCGAGGAAGCGAAGTCGTTCGGCGTTCCGATGATCCTGTCCGACATCGATGTGCACCGGGAGCAGACCGGCGGCGCTGCGCGCTACTTCGGCGTCGATGATCCGGCCGCGCTGGCGGATCATCTTGTTCAGGCAGCCCACGAAGCGCACGGGCCCGTCGTTCGAAACGTCGTTCCAAGCCAGGACGACAATGTCCGCGCGTTTGCGGCGAGCTTTTCCGCCACCATGCGGCAGGCCGTTCATCAGAATGAATGAGTCGTCGGTAAGGTAGAGGCCGAGCCCGGGTCACGATTGGCCGAGGACAACTGGCGAAGCGGGCGATACACGACCCGCAATCTGATTCCTTGTCGTTGCCCTTAGTCGGCGCTCGGGGTCAGTTCAAACTTGCTGTCGGGGCTTTCGTAGGCGCCGAGCATCGCCTTCGCGATCAGCTTCGGATTGTGCCATCGTTCGACATAGCGTCGCGACGCCTGGCCACGCGTGGACCATTCCGACCTTCGATCAAGAATGGCGGCAATGCTTTCGACGAGGTTTCCCGGGCTCAGTCTGTAGACGGGCAACTCGCGCCTTATGGCATCCGGAACGAACTTCATATCTTCTTCCCGGATGTAGCATGCGGCCGGCTTTCCCATCGCCATCATCTCAACGGCAAAGCCTCCGTACCAGCCGGCCAGCACCTGGTCGATGGCGAGGTCAGCCGATCGGTAGATATCCAGCGCCTGCTCGTGGCTGGTCTTCTCGACTAGGATGAGGTCGAAGTCGTAGCGCGAGCGCAATTGCTCCAGCGCGTTCAGGATCATCGGTGTCCCCTTGATCCGGCCGGCGGTCGGGGCATGGACGATCCTTGGCCGCCTCTGTTCGGAAGGCGGCACAATTTCGAACTTCTCGATCTCGACGTTTGAGTATGGGAGAAACTGGCCGTTCGGCACGATGTGGCCGAGCTCCGGATTCAGATAGAAGACCCGATCGAACAGCGGCAGGACCTTTTCGATCAGGAAGTGCCGCCGATGGTCGAGAGCGTCCGTGCATCGCTGATACAGCTCGCAGTGTTGCGGGGCGCACATCGTCCATTCGTTTCGCCTGTTTCCCTCGGCCGCCAGCCGGACATCACAGCCTTGCAGGGTCATGAACAGCTTCTTGTCGAACAAGCGGGCGGCGTGCAGGTCTGCGGTCGCCAATCTGTTGATCGCGTCCGTTATCAGCGATACCCGCGAGAGCAGTGAGCCCGGCGCGGAGAGGGGGAAGCCCGGCGACAGAAAGGTCTGTCCGAAATAGTAATGCAGAACATCGTAGCGCCACTGGTTCGCCAGTCCGAACGCTGCGCTGCGAATAGCCGTTTCGAGAAATCCGGCGTCCTTTTCCGACAGCATCCGGTCGGCCTGATATCCGAGCCATGTGTCGTTTCGAACGACCACGTCGCTGGATGCACCGAGCTGCCGCTCGGCGCGGGACAGCACCCAGGGCTGATTTCCGACATTGACTGGTCCGTGCAGGATTCTC
This Bradyrhizobium sp. CCBAU 53421 DNA region includes the following protein-coding sequences:
- a CDS encoding glycosyltransferase family 1 protein → MTPRPLRFAFSHISRRLWAGGFNYQRNLFTALDRFLPGEFAPVVFAGTRAEDNELVELAAVPGVEIVRSEAFDGQPGLAAALTLGLDRGAAAAFRSARVDVVVEAARFFGWRLPVPAVAWIPDLQHRSLPQLFPRTARWRREIGFRVQIASGRTIMLSSESALRDFRACYPHASNRISVVRFATQPPAAFLNTDPSEVIATYGLPANYFYLPNQFYRHKNHQLVVDALTILKRRGVDVVVCASGSTEDRREPGYYDLVNAEIRKRGLDTHFRHLGVIPLPHVYALLRASTALLNPSRFEGWSTTVEEAKSFGVPMILSDIDVHREQTGGAARYFGVDDPAALADHLVQAAHEAHGPVVRNVVPSQDDNVRAFAASFSATMRQAVHQNE